The Pelosinus sp. IPA-1 genome window below encodes:
- a CDS encoding glucose-1-phosphate adenylyltransferase produces the protein MRKKECVAMILAGGQGSRLGSLTQKIAKPAVPFGGKYRIIDFPLSNCHNSGIDTVGVLTQYRPLALHSYIGIGSSWDLDRRDGGVYVLPPYAQEGSAEWYKGTADAIYQNLNFIDMMNPNYVLVLSGDHIYNMDYSLMLEHHKKQKAEVTISVIEVPWHEVSRFGIMNTNTTGRITEFVEKPKEAKSNLASMGIYIFNWRLLRKSLEEDRKNALSSHDFGKDVIPKLLADGHRLYAYYFKGYWKDVGTVESFWEANMDLLEDDPQLDLHNPNWRVYSVNATRPPHYVGVTASLTRSLVGEGCSILGEVDHSVIFPGAHIGKGAVVKDSIIMPYATICENAHVYRGIIGRKSLVERGAVIGAKDQLEITVIEENIVIPSNAQVLDNSMISTQKQVG, from the coding sequence ATGCGTAAAAAGGAATGTGTTGCCATGATATTGGCAGGGGGGCAGGGAAGTCGGCTAGGGAGTCTAACGCAGAAAATCGCAAAGCCCGCCGTGCCTTTCGGGGGTAAATATCGTATCATTGATTTTCCTTTAAGCAATTGCCATAATTCAGGGATTGATACGGTAGGAGTATTAACTCAATATCGTCCATTGGCTTTGCATAGTTACATTGGAATCGGCAGTTCATGGGATTTGGATCGTAGAGATGGAGGCGTTTATGTTTTGCCGCCTTATGCTCAAGAGGGAAGTGCCGAATGGTATAAGGGAACAGCAGATGCTATTTATCAAAACTTAAATTTTATTGATATGATGAATCCAAATTATGTACTGGTGTTGTCGGGTGACCATATTTACAATATGGATTATTCTCTTATGCTAGAACATCATAAAAAACAAAAAGCCGAGGTTACTATTTCTGTAATAGAAGTACCATGGCATGAGGTCTCCCGATTTGGCATTATGAATACGAATACAACAGGCAGGATAACCGAATTTGTAGAAAAGCCTAAAGAAGCTAAGAGTAACTTAGCATCCATGGGCATCTATATTTTTAATTGGCGTTTACTAAGAAAGAGCTTGGAGGAAGATCGAAAAAATGCTCTTTCTAGTCATGATTTTGGCAAAGATGTCATTCCTAAGCTGCTTGCAGATGGCCACCGCTTATATGCATATTATTTTAAGGGCTATTGGAAAGACGTAGGGACAGTGGAGAGCTTTTGGGAAGCAAATATGGATTTATTAGAAGATGATCCTCAACTAGATTTACATAATCCTAATTGGCGTGTTTACTCGGTCAATGCGACGAGACCACCTCATTATGTAGGGGTAACAGCCAGCTTAACTCGCTCCCTAGTTGGCGAGGGGTGCTCTATTTTAGGTGAAGTTGATCACTCTGTAATTTTCCCAGGGGCACATATTGGTAAAGGAGCCGTCGTTAAAGATTCAATTATTATGCCTTATGCAACGATTTGTGAGAATGCTCATGTATATCGAGGAATTATTGGTCGTAAGAGCCTGGTAGAAAGGGGCGCTGTAATTGGTGCAAAAGATCAATTGGAGATTACCGTGATTGAGGAAAATATCGTCATTCCAAGTAATGCGCAAGTTTTAGATAATAGTATGATAAGTACACAGAAACAGGTGGGATAA
- the glgB gene encoding 1,4-alpha-glucan branching protein GlgB codes for MGIDVSPVSEEDLYLFHEGSHFRSYQLLGAHGVEENGTRGVRFTLWAPNAKGVKVVGNFNNWQGHQHVLKRVGQSGIWRLFVPHLWFGELYKYEIDTLDGKRLLKADPYAFYAQLRPETASIVYDLNGYQWQDEVWQQGKKKPAYQQPVLIYEMHLGSWRRGEGNRLLTYRELAEILPEYVASMGYTHIEIMPVAEHPFDGSWGYQATGYFAITSRYGTPEDFMYLIDCCHNCGIGVIMDWVPGHFCKDDHGLRRFDGTPLYEYPDAQRGENVGWGTANFDLGRKEVLSFLISNALFWLDVYHLDGIRVDAVSNILYLNYGREEGQWTPNQYGGNGNLEGAAFLRKLNEVVFAQNSHVLMMAEESTAWPMVSWPTYSGGLGFNFKWNMGWMNDMLRYMAIDPIHRKWNHHLLTFSLMYAFSENFVLPLSHDEVVHGKKSMLNKMPGDYWQKFANLRAFYGYWIAHPGKKLLFMGSEFGQFIEWQDHESLDWHLLESPMHKKMQSYCRELNHFYQREKALWEVDGNWQGFEWIDCSDYTQSVICFMRKAMAQEEALLVVCNFTPEVHGSYRIGVPAMGHYQEVFNSDWEEFGGSGQKNANLIIAESVSWQNQLQSVEITLPPLATIYLKHKELEQINDI; via the coding sequence ATGGGAATTGATGTTTCACCAGTCAGTGAAGAAGATCTATATTTGTTTCATGAAGGCAGTCATTTTCGCAGTTATCAGCTCTTAGGAGCCCATGGAGTTGAGGAAAACGGGACTCGTGGTGTACGTTTTACCCTTTGGGCGCCGAATGCGAAAGGGGTAAAAGTTGTTGGGAACTTTAATAATTGGCAAGGTCATCAACATGTCCTAAAGCGAGTAGGGCAGTCAGGAATTTGGCGATTATTTGTTCCCCATCTTTGGTTTGGAGAACTGTATAAATATGAAATTGATACGCTAGATGGAAAGCGATTATTAAAGGCAGATCCCTATGCTTTTTATGCTCAATTGCGGCCAGAAACAGCATCAATTGTCTATGACTTGAATGGCTATCAATGGCAGGATGAGGTATGGCAACAGGGAAAGAAGAAACCTGCGTATCAGCAACCCGTGCTAATTTATGAGATGCACTTAGGTTCCTGGCGGCGAGGGGAAGGAAATCGGCTGCTAACATATCGTGAATTAGCAGAAATCCTCCCTGAGTATGTGGCTTCTATGGGATATACCCATATTGAAATTATGCCTGTTGCCGAACATCCTTTTGATGGATCCTGGGGTTATCAGGCTACAGGATATTTTGCGATTACTAGTCGATATGGGACTCCGGAAGATTTTATGTATTTGATTGATTGCTGTCATAATTGTGGTATTGGTGTAATTATGGATTGGGTTCCAGGACATTTTTGTAAAGACGATCATGGACTTAGGCGTTTTGATGGCACACCATTATATGAATATCCTGATGCGCAGCGGGGTGAAAATGTAGGTTGGGGTACTGCCAATTTTGATTTAGGTCGCAAAGAAGTACTTAGTTTTCTTATTTCGAATGCTTTGTTTTGGTTAGATGTATATCATCTTGATGGAATTCGTGTTGACGCTGTTTCTAATATTTTATACTTAAATTATGGAAGAGAAGAAGGGCAGTGGACTCCCAATCAATATGGAGGCAATGGGAATTTAGAAGGGGCAGCTTTTTTACGCAAGCTAAACGAAGTAGTATTTGCACAGAATTCTCATGTTCTCATGATGGCAGAAGAGTCTACGGCATGGCCGATGGTTTCTTGGCCAACTTATAGTGGTGGATTAGGTTTTAATTTCAAATGGAATATGGGGTGGATGAATGATATGCTGCGCTATATGGCCATTGACCCCATCCATCGCAAATGGAATCACCACTTATTGACTTTTTCATTAATGTACGCTTTCTCAGAAAATTTTGTCTTACCTTTATCTCATGATGAGGTGGTTCATGGCAAAAAGTCTATGTTGAATAAAATGCCTGGGGACTATTGGCAAAAATTTGCTAATCTGCGTGCTTTTTATGGTTACTGGATAGCTCATCCTGGGAAAAAACTCTTATTTATGGGTAGTGAATTTGGACAATTTATTGAGTGGCAAGATCACGAAAGCTTAGATTGGCATCTCCTCGAATCTCCTATGCATAAAAAAATGCAGAGCTACTGCCGTGAATTAAATCATTTTTATCAGCGAGAAAAAGCGTTGTGGGAAGTCGATGGGAATTGGCAGGGATTTGAATGGATAGATTGCAGTGACTATACGCAAAGCGTCATTTGCTTTATGCGTAAAGCAATGGCTCAGGAGGAGGCCCTGCTTGTTGTATGTAATTTTACACCTGAGGTACATGGATCCTATCGAATTGGAGTACCAGCTATGGGACATTATCAAGAAGTGTTTAATAGTGATTGGGAAGAGTTCGGTGGTTCTGGGCAAAAAAATGCAAATCTAATAATTGCAGAATCAGTAAGTTGGCAAAACCAATTACAGTCAGTAGAGATTACTCTTCCCCCTTTGGCTACCATCTATTTAAAACATAAGGAACTAGAGCAGATAAATGATATTTAA
- the glgD gene encoding glucose-1-phosphate adenylyltransferase subunit GlgD — protein sequence MQNVMGIINLNEGQDLLKELTKGRPLAALPFGGRYRLVDFMLSNMVNSGMQNVGILVHDKYRALMDHLRSGKDWDLARKRDGLFILPPNQNPCSPGGCRGNIENFYNNLDYIESSRQEYMLIAGGHIVCNLNYRKVFKFHQDTGADITVLYKEDDVEEDISQYAILDCQPDGRIVDMGIISQKTTSRKVSMEMYIIKKSLLVELIKDCHTRGGWDFVKDVLIKNVNQLKMFGFPYKGYIARIDSIKNYYRHNMELLKPEKWEELFFRSGLVYTKVKDEAPVKYKENARAFNTMVANGCIIEGRVENSILFRGVKVHKGAYIKDSIIMQKCEIAENAIIENVICDKNVCITKGKWLKGETNYPLVVEKGTII from the coding sequence ATGCAAAATGTAATGGGTATTATTAATTTAAACGAAGGTCAGGATTTACTAAAAGAACTTACAAAGGGACGACCGTTAGCAGCCCTTCCTTTTGGTGGAAGGTATCGGCTCGTGGATTTTATGTTGTCTAACATGGTTAACTCAGGCATGCAGAATGTAGGAATTTTGGTACATGATAAATATCGGGCATTAATGGATCATCTAAGGTCTGGTAAGGATTGGGACTTAGCGAGAAAAAGGGATGGATTGTTTATTTTGCCCCCTAATCAGAATCCGTGTTCGCCTGGTGGCTGTCGGGGGAATATCGAAAACTTTTATAATAATTTAGATTATATTGAGAGTAGCAGGCAGGAATATATGTTAATTGCTGGCGGTCATATTGTTTGTAATCTGAATTACCGCAAAGTCTTTAAGTTTCATCAAGACACGGGAGCTGATATTACGGTACTGTATAAAGAAGATGATGTCGAAGAAGATATATCCCAATATGCTATCTTAGATTGTCAGCCTGATGGCCGTATCGTGGATATGGGGATTATATCTCAAAAGACCACTTCGCGAAAAGTATCCATGGAAATGTACATTATAAAGAAAAGCTTATTAGTAGAGCTGATTAAAGATTGCCATACTCGGGGTGGCTGGGATTTTGTAAAAGATGTTCTTATAAAAAATGTAAATCAATTAAAAATGTTTGGCTTTCCTTATAAAGGCTACATAGCTAGAATTGATTCCATAAAAAATTATTATCGGCATAACATGGAATTGTTGAAGCCAGAAAAGTGGGAAGAGTTATTTTTTAGATCAGGATTGGTGTATACAAAAGTGAAAGACGAGGCTCCTGTTAAGTATAAGGAGAATGCCAGGGCTTTCAATACAATGGTAGCCAATGGATGTATTATTGAAGGGCGGGTAGAAAACAGCATATTGTTTCGCGGAGTTAAAGTTCATAAAGGAGCATATATTAAAGATAGTATCATTATGCAAAAGTGTGAAATTGCTGAAAATGCCATTATTGAAAATGTGATATGTGATAAAAATGTTTGTATTACTAAGGGAAAGTGGCTCAAAGGAGAGACGAACTATCCTTTGGTCGTAGAGAAGGGCACTATCATATAA
- a CDS encoding glycogen/starch/alpha-glucan phosphorylase produces MLMDKDEFKVVFVNKLRTMFGKGLEEASITNKYMALSRVIRDCTSQNWIETNRQYTENGDKQVYYFSMEFLLGKALDMHLVNNGAKETYREALAELGIQLDDLEKEESDPGLGNGGLGRLAACFLESMAAIGLPGHGCGIRYKYGLFEQKIVDHNQVELPDNWLQDGYAWEFRKADKSVKVKFGGTIQCNQQGDKWVFTHENYEAVLAVPYDVPIAGYKNNTVNTLRLWSAESINDGFDFASFNRGEYLEAMGYKTSVGLISKILYPQDNFYEGRLLRLKQQYFFVSAGLQSIVRRYKKRHTSMKLFPKKVAVHINDTHPAIAVPELMRLLMDEEGLSWDDAWKITTETISYTNHTIMPEALETWPVGMFKSLLPRMYMIVHEINERFCHQLWERYPGQWEKIRGMAVITDDLVHMARLAVVGSHSVNGVAQIHTDILKEHIMRDFHQFYPKKFNNKTNGITHRRWLLKANPELAALITECIGPSWIKEPQNLVEFSKFATDKSVQDRVRKAKLNKKKILAKYIKEKTGVTVDVRSIFDVHIKRIHSYKRQMLNIFHIMDLYNRLKENPDLPITPRTFIFAGKAAPGYYIAKQTIKLISVLASLINKDKTIKGKLKVIFLENYSVSLGEMLFPAADVSEQISTASKEASGTGNMKFMLNGALTIGTLDGANVEIHNAVGDDNIFIFGLTSQQVFDYYIHGGYNAWNVYNSDIRIKTVLEQLVNGFLPYQKEEFRPLYNSILAENDEFFVLQDFAAYADCQAELDKQYKNKDKWTQMSIHNIAQAGVFSSDRTIAEYAEDIWHTKPVEIIVS; encoded by the coding sequence ATGTTAATGGATAAGGATGAATTTAAAGTCGTTTTTGTAAACAAACTGAGAACTATGTTTGGCAAGGGACTTGAGGAAGCGTCTATCACAAATAAATATATGGCTTTAAGTCGTGTTATTCGTGATTGTACTAGTCAAAATTGGATAGAAACTAACAGGCAATATACTGAGAATGGGGATAAGCAGGTATATTACTTTTCTATGGAGTTTCTCTTAGGAAAGGCCTTAGACATGCATTTGGTAAATAACGGGGCTAAGGAGACTTATCGAGAGGCCCTGGCAGAACTAGGCATACAATTAGATGATTTAGAAAAGGAAGAATCTGATCCTGGTCTTGGCAATGGAGGGTTGGGGCGTTTAGCAGCTTGCTTTTTAGAATCAATGGCTGCAATTGGCTTGCCAGGCCATGGTTGCGGTATTCGTTATAAATATGGCCTATTTGAGCAGAAGATAGTAGATCATAATCAAGTGGAATTACCAGACAATTGGCTTCAAGATGGCTATGCGTGGGAATTTCGTAAAGCCGATAAGTCGGTAAAAGTAAAATTTGGTGGAACAATTCAATGTAACCAGCAAGGTGATAAATGGGTATTCACCCATGAAAATTATGAGGCTGTCTTAGCTGTGCCTTATGATGTTCCCATTGCTGGTTATAAAAATAATACGGTGAATACTTTGCGGTTATGGAGTGCTGAGTCTATTAATGATGGATTCGATTTCGCGTCCTTTAACCGTGGCGAGTATCTGGAGGCTATGGGCTATAAAACCTCTGTTGGCTTGATTTCGAAAATTCTTTATCCTCAAGATAATTTTTATGAAGGACGGCTTTTGCGTTTAAAACAACAATACTTCTTCGTTTCGGCAGGGTTACAAAGTATTGTTAGGCGGTATAAGAAGCGACATACATCTATGAAGCTATTTCCTAAAAAGGTCGCTGTACATATTAATGATACACATCCTGCTATCGCAGTACCGGAGTTAATGCGTTTGTTAATGGATGAAGAAGGCCTATCTTGGGATGATGCTTGGAAGATTACAACGGAAACCATTTCTTATACGAATCATACTATCATGCCAGAGGCCTTAGAAACTTGGCCAGTAGGTATGTTTAAGAGCTTATTGCCGAGAATGTACATGATTGTCCACGAAATCAATGAACGATTTTGCCATCAATTATGGGAACGGTATCCAGGGCAGTGGGAAAAGATTAGAGGAATGGCAGTCATTACTGATGACCTTGTGCATATGGCAAGACTTGCTGTTGTTGGCAGTCATAGTGTAAATGGAGTGGCGCAAATACATACAGATATTTTAAAAGAGCATATTATGCGAGATTTTCACCAATTTTACCCCAAAAAGTTTAATAATAAGACTAACGGCATTACCCATAGGCGATGGCTGCTGAAAGCAAATCCTGAATTGGCTGCTTTGATAACGGAATGTATCGGGCCAAGCTGGATCAAAGAACCGCAGAATTTAGTAGAATTTTCCAAGTTCGCCACAGATAAGTCGGTACAGGACAGAGTGCGTAAGGCAAAACTAAATAAGAAAAAAATACTGGCTAAATATATTAAAGAAAAAACTGGAGTTACTGTAGATGTGCGCTCTATTTTTGATGTTCACATAAAGCGTATTCATTCCTATAAACGCCAAATGCTGAACATATTCCATATTATGGATTTGTATAATCGCTTGAAAGAAAATCCGGATTTGCCTATTACACCACGCACCTTTATCTTTGCTGGTAAGGCAGCACCTGGTTATTATATTGCAAAACAAACGATTAAGCTAATCAGTGTCTTGGCTTCTTTAATTAATAAGGATAAAACAATAAAAGGTAAGTTAAAGGTAATTTTCTTAGAAAATTATAGTGTGTCACTTGGGGAAATGTTGTTTCCTGCGGCAGATGTCAGTGAGCAAATCTCTACGGCAAGTAAAGAAGCTTCTGGCACAGGGAATATGAAATTTATGCTCAACGGAGCTCTTACCATTGGTACCTTAGATGGAGCAAATGTGGAGATTCATAATGCTGTTGGTGATGATAATATTTTTATTTTCGGTCTGACGAGTCAGCAGGTCTTTGATTACTACATACATGGCGGCTACAATGCTTGGAATGTATACAATAGTGATATACGGATTAAAACTGTCTTAGAGCAGCTGGTCAATGGCTTTTTACCCTATCAAAAAGAGGAGTTTAGGCCCCTTTATAATTCTATACTGGCTGAAAATGATGAATTTTTTGTATTACAAGATTTTGCTGCTTATGCAGACTGCCAAGCAGAATTAGATAAACAGTATAAAAATAAAGATAAATGGACCCAAATGAGTATTCATAACATTGCGCAAGCAGGAGTCTTTTCTAGTGATCGTACAATCGCGGAATATGCAGAAGACATTTGGCATACAAAACCTGTAGAGATTATTGTATCTTAA
- a CDS encoding glycogen/starch/alpha-glucan phosphorylase, giving the protein MLINKESFKKLYCAKLQALHGESIDETSTYDQYVALGSLLRDYISPNWIKTNRQYRFRGEKQLYYFSIEFLLGKQLEMNLINMGLREVCEKGLAELGIDLNTLLDEEPEAGLGNGGLGRLAACFLDSMAALGFPGHGCGIRYTYGLFEQKIVENYQVELPDNWLKDGYIWEYRKPDKSVEVKFGGQVVGREDADGRIHFVQENVEVVLAVPYDVPMVGYHVNTVNTLRLWSAELAQSDVNLTSCNREDYIKALEYKNSVERISKYLYPDDTFVEGRLLRLKQEYFFVSAGLQSIIRRFKRTYWSFHSFPEKIGVHINDTHPALAVPELMRILIDVEGLGWDEAWRITTRTISYTNHTVMPEALETWPVDLFKSLLPRIYMIIEEINKRFCQELWDRYPGQWGYIGDMAIISYGLVHMARLAVVGSYSVNGVAKLHTQILQKYIMHKFYEYDPRKFNNKTNGITHRRWLLKANATLAELINKSIGENWISNPSELLLLRRFDHDVAFKEQLADIKRRNKEKLAQIIQEKYNITVNTQSIFDVQIKRIHAYKRQILNVLHIMHLYNQLKENPNLDIMPRTFIFAGKAAPGYYIAKQTIKLINSLGAIINNDKTIQDKLKVVFMENYGVSIGEIVFPAADVSEQISTASKEASGTGNMKFMMNGAVTIGTLDGANIEIEEAVGPENIIIFGLTAEQALAYYAHGGYNAWDIYNQDGRVKKVMEQLVNGFLHGEKEEFRPLYDYLLRNNDEFFVLKDFSAYAEAQRLLDAKYRNQEQWRSMCLHNVAHSGIFSSDRTIQEYSYKIWNLKKSHIRG; this is encoded by the coding sequence TTGTTGATAAATAAAGAAAGTTTTAAAAAGCTTTATTGCGCTAAATTACAGGCATTACATGGAGAAAGCATTGATGAAACAAGTACTTATGATCAATATGTGGCATTAGGAAGTCTTCTGCGTGACTATATAAGTCCTAACTGGATAAAAACAAATCGACAATATCGATTTCGTGGGGAAAAACAGCTATACTATTTTTCGATTGAATTTTTATTAGGCAAGCAGCTGGAAATGAATTTGATAAACATGGGGCTAAGAGAAGTTTGCGAGAAAGGGTTAGCCGAGCTAGGAATTGATTTAAATACATTATTAGATGAGGAGCCTGAAGCGGGGCTAGGAAATGGAGGATTAGGGCGGCTAGCGGCTTGTTTCCTTGACTCGATGGCAGCATTAGGGTTTCCAGGGCATGGTTGTGGTATTCGCTATACTTATGGCCTGTTTGAGCAAAAGATTGTCGAAAACTACCAAGTGGAACTGCCTGATAATTGGCTTAAAGATGGGTATATATGGGAATATCGTAAGCCCGATAAATCGGTAGAGGTTAAATTTGGGGGGCAAGTAGTTGGAAGAGAGGATGCAGATGGTAGAATTCATTTTGTGCAAGAAAATGTAGAGGTCGTTTTAGCGGTACCTTATGATGTTCCCATGGTAGGATACCATGTAAATACGGTAAATACGTTACGGTTGTGGAGTGCTGAATTAGCACAAAGTGACGTCAATTTAACAAGTTGCAACAGAGAAGATTATATAAAAGCTCTTGAGTACAAGAACTCCGTAGAAAGGATCTCAAAATACCTGTATCCCGATGATACTTTTGTAGAGGGGCGCTTATTACGCTTAAAGCAGGAGTATTTTTTTGTCTCAGCGGGTTTGCAAAGCATTATTCGTCGTTTTAAACGGACGTACTGGAGCTTCCATTCTTTTCCTGAAAAGATTGGGGTCCACATTAATGACACTCACCCAGCCCTAGCGGTACCTGAATTAATGCGTATTCTAATCGATGTAGAAGGGCTTGGATGGGATGAAGCATGGCGAATTACAACGAGAACAATATCTTATACCAATCATACCGTTATGCCTGAGGCACTAGAAACATGGCCAGTAGATCTATTTAAATCCCTATTGCCACGTATTTATATGATAATCGAGGAAATTAATAAGAGATTTTGTCAAGAACTATGGGATCGTTACCCAGGGCAATGGGGCTATATTGGAGACATGGCTATTATTTCCTATGGTTTAGTTCACATGGCCCGTTTGGCAGTAGTGGGCAGTTATAGCGTAAATGGTGTAGCCAAGTTACATACTCAAATTTTGCAAAAATATATAATGCATAAGTTTTATGAGTATGATCCCCGTAAGTTTAATAATAAAACGAATGGTATCACTCATCGACGTTGGCTGTTAAAAGCCAATGCAACCTTGGCAGAATTAATAAATAAATCAATTGGCGAGAATTGGATTTCCAATCCGAGTGAACTGCTGCTTTTAAGAAGATTTGATCACGATGTTGCTTTTAAAGAGCAATTGGCGGATATAAAACGTAGGAATAAAGAAAAATTGGCCCAGATTATTCAAGAAAAATATAATATAACAGTAAATACTCAATCTATCTTTGATGTGCAAATTAAGCGTATTCATGCATATAAACGTCAGATACTAAATGTGTTGCATATTATGCATTTATATAACCAGTTAAAAGAAAATCCTAATCTTGATATAATGCCAAGGACATTTATTTTTGCCGGCAAGGCGGCTCCAGGATATTATATTGCAAAGCAAACGATAAAGTTAATAAATAGCCTTGGGGCAATCATTAATAATGATAAGACAATCCAAGATAAATTAAAGGTAGTCTTTATGGAAAACTACGGTGTATCAATTGGTGAGATAGTCTTTCCGGCTGCGGATGTTAGCGAGCAAATTTCAACGGCTAGTAAGGAAGCTTCTGGTACAGGGAATATGAAATTTATGATGAATGGAGCTGTCACAATTGGAACGTTAGATGGCGCTAATATCGAAATAGAGGAAGCAGTGGGGCCGGAAAATATTATTATTTTTGGCCTTACAGCAGAGCAGGCCTTAGCTTATTATGCCCATGGAGGATATAATGCGTGGGATATCTATAATCAGGATGGGCGGGTAAAGAAAGTAATGGAGCAATTAGTTAATGGCTTCCTACATGGTGAAAAAGAAGAATTTAGACCTCTATATGATTACTTGCTGCGTAATAATGATGAGTTTTTTGTACTTAAAGATTTTTCTGCTTATGCAGAGGCCCAACGATTACTTGATGCTAAGTATCGTAATCAGGAGCAGTGGCGATCAATGTGCCTTCATAATGTTGCTCACTCGGGCATATTCTCCAGTGATAGAACGATACAAGAATACTCTTATAAAATTTGGAATTTGAAAAAGTCGCATATAAGGGGATAA